Sequence from the Balaenoptera acutorostrata chromosome 4, mBalAcu1.1, whole genome shotgun sequence genome:
GTATGGGGCTGAGCCCATAAGAATATCCCAGCACGTACACACCCCACCGACAAATGTGTACCTGTGGTGAATGCcactcagaaaatgaaataaaatccagtTATCCTGTTGGATGCAAAGAATATGGATTCAGGATAATATGTGAGAAAAGAACCCCCCAAATTTGGTGCTTTTTGATGTTGGACAGAATGTGTAAATTCACACGTTCACTGGTTTGGGGATTTCAATCAAtgcttcaaattattttctagtttttggccttcatattttattttatggacagATCTGTCTCTTTAGTAGCTGTGAATCATTGCTAATATGAATATTAACTcactaattatatttaattatttgttaacTATGGGctaaaaaaagcaatgaaaatcaaaactgggATGGAGAATCAACCCATTCCACATGTGAAAGTATCCATCATTAAGGATAGACAAGGGTCATTGGCAAGGGATTGCTTAAACCTGATTTTGGCACTCAGGGGTACAGAGGTGGCCCCAGGACCCTAGGAAATAATCTAAGGGTGAGGGCGCTGTCCTCCAGAAAGCAAGTTCACAAGTAcctggaaatgtgtgtgtgtgtgtaggagggtGTGTTTTATAAAACTAGCTGGTAATTCTACTACAGACCTAACTTCTGCCCTGTTATTGACAGAAATGTGTTCTTCCTTTTGGGAGAACAAGGGACAAAAAGTTAAAACCCACTTCTTGAGGCATTTTTGAATGCCTTTGGAGGTTTTCTTTTAATGCCTTctagaatcattttttaaatcagcaatTACACCTGCCCCATGACTCAATCATGTTTGTCAGTAGTCAACCAACGATTGTTTGTGACATGCttctatatttttgttattctgtTTCAGGCAGAGTGGTGAATGTCAGTAGTTTACAGGGTTTCAAAGCCCTTGAAAATTGCAGCGAAGACCTGCAGGAGAAGTTCCGATGTAAGACACTCACAGAGGAAGACCTGGTGGAGCTCATGAAAAAGTTTGTGGAGGACACAAAAAATGAGGTGCATGAGAGGGAGGGCTGGCCCAACTCTGCTTATGGGGTGTCCAAACTGGGGGTCACGGTCTTATCGAGAATCCTGGCCCAGCGTCTGGATGAGAAGAGACAAGCGGACAGGATTCTGCTGAACGCATGCTGCCCCGGGTGGGTGAAGACGGACATGGCGGGGGCTCACGGCTGCAGGACCGTGGAGGAGGGGGCTGAGACTCCCGTCTACTTGGCCCTCCTGCCTCCAGATGCCACCGAGCCTCACGGGCAGCTAGTCTGGGACAAAGTCGTCCAAAACTGGTGAATGTCTGCTTTGGCACTTGaggtttaataaatgtttggggAATGAATGAATTTTGGTGTTGTAGTCCAATTCTGTTTCTGTCCTTGCGGGGCGTCGATGAGAAAGTGTctagttctgggacttccctggtggctcagtggttaagaatctgcctgccaatgcaggggacacgggttcgagccctggaagatcccacatgccgtggagcaactaagcccctgcgccacaactactgaagcccgcacacctagagcccgtgctctgcaacaagagaagcccgtgcaccgcaacgaagtgtagcccctgctcaccacaactagagaaagcctgcacacagcgacaaagacccaacacagccataaataaataaataaataaatatattaaaaaaaagaaagtgtctagTTCTGGAATGGAGCTGAGCAATTTTGCTCTGCCCAAGCTCTAGCCTGAGAGGGAGATGCACATAGTCCAGTGGTTCTGAAATATTAGAGGGCAGCCAAATCACTTGAAGGGTGCGTTAAAACATTGCCTGGAATTGGGGCCCAAGAGTGGGCATTTCTATCaagttcccaggtgctgctggtATTGGGATGGCACTTAGAGAACCACGAGCCTCCTGAGAGGTCCCAGGGCTGCAGAGCGGGTCCCAGCCACGTTCCAGGTGTCCCTTGCTGTTTCCAGGTTGTCGACTCTATAAGGATGGTGATTTATCCTGTTTCCTTAGTTCTGCAACCCTGCTTTATATCTCATTCTGTTTTCCTACATTTGAGTACATTGAAATTGGTTCTTACACTTATGAAGTTGTGTGGCTTGAGGGACTCGGGGAGGAATGTCCTTATTTTGTTGGGTTATGGTTTCTTCCGTAATAGGTTTTCCGTTTGGGTTTTGCATCCTGTGTTCTTCCCAGAACGTTTGCAAGGTTGCCCTGCCACTCTTTTCATCTGGTTCATGCCTGGGCAACTTTGTCCAGACCATCTCTTTGCTCCGACacatgcagatattttctccttaaCCTATTCTGCTCCCCTGTAAGGTACAGCCCAGGGTGGTTCTTCGGATGCCCCTCCCTGAGCCCCTTTTGTGGTCTCTCTGACAACATGCAACTCCACTGCTTCCAAATGAGATTGGTTTTGCAACCAGCCTCCTGCGTTCTGGTTATACCCTGCAGAAAAAAGACCTGGAGACCAAAGGATCTTACGAAAGACAAGAAATATACTTGCAAAGAAAGTTTGCTAGGGAGTCAAGACTTCAGAAGGAATGGGTAGCCAAATAACAAAAATGCAACAGGTGCACGATGGacaaaatacaaaggaaagaaaccacAGGTTTACCAAGTTGTGATGGGCTGTTCACAGTGGGAAACAGCAATTTTGTCACTTGATTGTGACCACAAGGGTCACGTCATATCTCCTGACAACAGCACTGCAGAAATAAGGGGTAATGGTGTTTTTCATTTGGAGATCAGTAAAGTATGAAAGTGCTGAAGGTTTCACTTATTTGGGGGACCAGGACTACACAGGTGACACTAGTATTTCTGGTCTATAACAGGGTGCAAGGTATTTATTATTCTCGACTCTCTGACTTGCGATGGCAGCCTTGCAAAGTGTCTGTTCAGCTCTCACAACCCTCACATCACTTTTCCATCCACTTTGGGTAGAGGGAAGTCTGAATCCCACCCAGACTGCATTTCACTTCCTCTAGCCATCTCTATATTCCCTGATTAAATCCCGCATGCTCTTATATTCGTCTCAGACCATAGCTCCTAAGACATTTTAATGACTCCTTGCCTGgttctaaaaacattttaatggctTTCCATAAGTTTCCTGAATACCTTTCATACTCTGGACTTCTGCAGCCAGCCTCCAGACTCCTGCCAATGATGGGCAGAAGCCCAGGGACCATAGAGCACTTTCAGGCTCTGCCTGATGGCGTCACAGACAGGAAATGCATGAGTAAACAGGCCAATTCCTTTgatgtcttctcccttttttgtcTCTAGCCATATCCCACCTTGACATTTTTTTGGATCAGCATGTAGCCCACTTAGAAGACCCCTAATTGTAAACTGCTGATCAGAATggaatttctcatttttatgggAAGGTCACTGGGGGCTCTTATTCGATGGTCTGCCCAGCACCCTCTTCCCAAGAATTCTCTCCCGGACCCATCCCCCCTGCTCTTTCCCCATGTTTGCGGCTGCGGCAGCTGCAAGATGACTGTCTTGCTAGCCTCTGTTGACTGCTCCAGCTGTAGACCCTTCCTCTGAAGCGCAGGACCAGCTGGACTGCATCAGGGAACGCTCAGAGCTGCTACTGAGTGGCCACGCCTCCCCCCACATGGTctaaggagcagaggaagccgGGCATAGCCAGAGAAGGAGGAAACTGACTCTCAAGAAAAGCAGTTACAGAGTGGCCTGAAGAGAGATGGCCCCCCTTCTCACAGTGGCACCCATTCCCCAGCTTCAGACCATCCCTGAGATCCTAGGTTCTAAGAGATGCTCTAAGCAACTCTTGTATCCTTTAAAGAAGTTTCCCTTTTCCTTAAGCTGGTTTGAAGTGACTTACTGTTGCTTACAACCAAAAGGAATCTAACAGAAGTGCATGAAAACCTTTCGTAGTATGCTGTAAAGGCAAAAATATCATGAAGTGAGAACCCATGGCGTACTAGTCCGTATGTCACGCTTAATACTTTCCTGACATTGTCTTAcataattctcacaacagtcctTTGAGGTAGGTATTAATGCCATTTTTTCAAGTGAGGAAATAAAGGCTTGGAGAGGCTGATTAACttactcaagatcacacagctaagagCCAAGAGTCAGAATTGTATCCAGGACTGTCTGACAGAAAAATTCCTTGGTGCCTAGCGCTTGGTACCTCCAGCTTCACTATTACGAGTCTAAAGACCACAGGCAACTCACTTGGTGTAAAAATTAAGGGAGATGATACATTGAATCTAAGGGATTTGTAAGCCAT
This genomic interval carries:
- the CBR3 gene encoding carbonyl reductase [NADPH] 3, whose protein sequence is MPSYSRVALVTGANKGIGFAIARDLCRQFSGDVVLTARDVERGRAAVQQLQGEGLSPRFHQLDIDDLQSIRALRAFLRKEYGGLNVLVNNAGIAFKIDDPTPFDIQAEMTLKTNFFATRNVCSELLPIVKPHGRVVNVSSLQGFKALENCSEDLQEKFRCKTLTEEDLVELMKKFVEDTKNEVHEREGWPNSAYGVSKLGVTVLSRILAQRLDEKRQADRILLNACCPGWVKTDMAGAHGCRTVEEGAETPVYLALLPPDATEPHGQLVWDKVVQNW